One Halanaerobium hydrogeniformans genomic window, CGGTGGTGGCAAAACATTAGATACAATTAAAGTTGTTGGAAACAATATAGATGCTAAAATTGTTATAATTCCTACAGCTGCTTCAACTGATGCTCCTACCAGTGCTCTTTCCGTAATATATACAGAAGAAGGAGTTCACAGTCATGAAATATTCTTTGAGAGCAACCCTGATTTAGTATTATTAGATACCGAAATTGTTGCTAAAGCTCCGGTGAAATTATTAATAGCTGGAATTGGTGATGCTTTAGCTACTTATTTTGAAGCTAGAGCAAACGAAGAAGCAAACTCAAACAATTTAGTTGGAGATGGTTACAAAAGAACTTTAACTGCTCAAGCAATTGCTGAATTAGCTTACAATACTTTACTGGAAGAAGGGGTTAAAGCTAAATTGGCCGCTGAAGCTGGTGTATGTACTGAAGCTTTAGAGAATGTTATTGAAGCTAATACTTTGCTTAGTGGATTAGGATTTGAAAGTACAGGTGTAGCTGGAGCTCATGCAATTCATGATGCCTTTACAATTCTAGATGACTGTCATGATTTGTATCATGGAGAAAAAGTTGCATTTGGTACTATCTGTCAGCTAGTTTTAGAAAATAGATCTAAATCAGAAATTAAAAAAGTAATTGAATTTTGTCAGGAAATAGGTTTGCCAACTACCCTAAAAGATATGGGTATTACAGAAGATGTAAAAACAAAAATAAAAGCTGTTTCTGAAGAAGTAATCAATTCACCTCTAATAGATTCTGAACCTTTTGAGGTAAGCACCGAACAGGTATTAGGAGCAATTTTAACCGCTGATGCTTTAGGAAAACATTTTAAGGATCAAAAATAAGTTTGGCTTTCACTTGAAAAGTCAGATAGATAATTTAGTTAAAAAAGGAGGCATCACGGGGGCAATGAAACCAAGCAAAATTATGATTGTTATATTAGGAGTTATTTTTGTTCTAGCATTTAATATTGCAGTTGCTTCTGAAAAAGACATTACAATTACAGAATCAGTTATAGCAGTTCCAAAAAATAATGCAACTTCCGAAGGTGAATCTTCACCAAATTTAACAGTCTGGATCATTAACCCTTAATAAATAGCAGAGACCTCCCGCTTTTTACGGGAGGTTTCTGCATTAAATTTTATAATTTTTCTGCAGGACAAACTGAAATGCAGTTGATAGCCTACGGTGATTAAAATAATAAACGCCAGCATTATTAATGCTGACGCATAGGGGAGCTTATATTAAACTGTCATTCCACCATCAATTACATGTTTTGCTTCAGTTGTGAACCTCTCCACCTAAATCAAAACCAAGATTTGCATCAAAAGAGATGCTAGCTTCGCGTCGGATGGAGCTTCTAACTGCTTCATATAGATTAAAGTTCAACCTATATTACTAGGTCAGTTTACAAGATGTTTGGCTTTTAAGTTTTGCTCCTAATAGTTTAGGATACCCTTAATCTTGAAGGATTGTCCACAAATCCATTATCTCTCGCCTCTTTGATAGGTCTGAGAATACATTTATCGTTATGGTATTTACGAAGTATATTAAAACTACCATTCTGATCAGCATTAATTAATAGGCCCTCGTTAGTTTTAAAGAGACCTCTAGCAATTCTTCTGGATTTATCATAGTTACTTTTATTTATTTTTTCCAGATCTACTGAACTACACCCAGAAGTATAGCTTTCATCAATTTCAACAACTTTGATACCTTTTAGTTTAGCTTTGTATTCAATTAATTTTTTTAATCTCTGGATTGGTATTTGGACAAAAGATTTAAGTTTGCTGCATTGTTTAATATTTTTTATATCTCCAATTACAATAGTTTCTACTTGATTTTCAATTGCTAAATCAACTATTTTGCAACTAGCTTTATGGAGATAATCTCTAATATAATTTCTTCTCTTTAATCTCAGATATTTTATTCGTTTAGTATCTCTAATTTTACTGGTAGCTAACTGCCTCATTCTAATGCTTTGTAGTCTGGCAATTTCTTTATTAAAATAAGAATTTTTGGATTTAATAGTTTTACCATTGATAATATAACAATCAGAATTGTTTTTAAATGTTAAAGTAGCCAAATTATCAAGGCCTAAATCAACTGCCATTATGTTAGGGTTATTATTTTCTTTTATTTCCTCGGTTTTATAGATGATTAGTAGATACCATCTTTTAGAAATACGGTCCTGCTTTATCTTTATCTGCTGGACAGCATCTAAATCTATAATGCTTTGAACTGCTTTCAGGCAGCTCAAATTAAGAGCTTTTCACATTATATTTAGATTGTATCTTTTTAGATAAGGATAAGAGTAATTTGTTATCTCTAATTCTAACAGCTAAATTGGTAAAAATTATTTCACAGGGATTGCTGTTCATATGTTTAAAATTAGGTGGTCCTGGCTGACCCTTATATTTTTGAGGATTCTTTTTATAATCTTTGAGAGAATTAAAAAAACTTTTCCAGTCCTGAGCTAACTGCTTTAATGCCTGCTGTCTGTTATGGGAGTGAAGGTAGTCATTATGCCAGTTATTTTTATATCTAGTTTCTAATTCAGTATAGACAACTTTTACATCTTTATTATTTTTAATCTGATAATTGACTATATTATATAATTTAGAGCAATGCCAGGCTAATTCATTAATTATTACTAATTGCTTATGGCTTAATTTAGGCTTGAATTTAAATGATAATCGCATTGATTTTTCACCTCCATCCTACTATAATTATATCATACATATGTTTGCTTGTAAAAGAAAAAATGGAGGAGAAAAAGATCATGTGCATATCCTCTTTGAAACTCCATCTCAGGTACAATTATCTAAGTTAGTTAATATATTAAAAACTGTATCTTCAAGACTTATCAAAAAGCAATATGAACACCATCTGAAAAAATATTATTGGAAACCTGCTTTTTGGTCTAGAAGCTACTGCATTTTGTCTACTGGTGGTGCTACTATTGAGACAATTAAAAAGTATATTGAAAATCAGAATAAATAGCCAATTCATCTCCACCCAATGCATAGCTTGGATGGGGTTTTCTTGGCAGTTTTAGATAAAGCAAGATCTGCCATTTCTTCATTCTTGCCATAACGTCCTAGTGGGATAGATTTTTCAAATTGTTCTTTAGCACCTTTAGTTAACATTTTTTTCAAGTTTATGAAGTTAAATATAATACTATCAATTTTTGAATGCTTGAGTGGCATATTCTGATATAGTAATAGAGAATTTAAATCTAAATATATATTCATTTTTTGCAGGTTATTTTTCGCCTTTATATAATCCTATAAATATAAGTATTATTTAAAAGGGGAGATTAGCATGAAAATTACGGTTGATAATATTGCTCAAATGATTGATCAGAGTAAACTTGATCCCTATGTGACAGAAAAAGAGATCATAGAATTTTGCAAGGAGGTAAACGAATATGATTTTATCGCTGCATTTGTGCTGCCAGCAAACCTGCCCATAGCAAAAAAAGAACTTAAAAATAGTTCAGTAAAACTGGGGACAGGGATAGGCTTTCCTTTTGGGACTACGACCACTAAATCTAAACTACAGGAATGTGAAGAAGCACTTGGGTTAGGAGTGGATGAACTGGATACCGTAATAAACATTGGTGCTTTGAAATCTGGAAAGTATGAATATGTATATAATGAACTAAAGCAAATGGTAGAGCTAATAGCACCAAAACCCTTAAAGGTAATTTTGGAAGTATCTTATCTTACTCCCGAGGAAATCAAAGAAGGTACCAGAATCGGCTGTAAAGCCGGTGTAGAATATGTTAAAACCGGTACTGGCTATGGGGGAAGAGATACAAACCTCTTTGATATTAATTTAATTGCTGAAGCTATTGATGAAGATACTAAGATCAAAGCAGCAGGTGGTATAAGGGATATCTATACATTAATTGAAATGTATAAACTAGGTGTGCGTCGTTTTGGTGTAAGCAGAGGACCGAAAATTGTAGAGCAATTCAAAAAATATTTTCCTGATGGGATTGAAATCTAGTCAAACAACCATAATAAAAGGAGGATACAAATGTCAAAAAAAATTATCGCCTGGGACTTAGGAACTGGTGGAAACAAAACCTCACTTTATGATATTGACGGTAATTGTTTGGAGGAAACCTATCAATCTTATGAGACAAGCTATCCACATCATGGCTGGCATGAACAAAAGCCTAATGATTGGTGGCAGGCTGTAGTTAAAAGTACAAAAAGGTTATTAGATAAAGAAAATGTTGATAAAGATGAAATTGTAGCCTGTGGTATTTCAGGTCATAGCTTAGGGGTAGTTCCTGTGAACAAAGAAGGAGAATTGTTAAGAGAAAACACACCTATTTGGTCAGATGGACGGGCTGTTAAACAGGCTGATAAATTTTTTGAAAGATATGATGAAAGCAAATGGTACAATATCACCGGAAATGGTTTTAGTCCACAGTTATATTCCGTTTTTAAAATTATGTGGTATAGAGATAATGAACCTGAAATGTATAAAAAAATAGACAAAATAATCGGAACAAAAGATTATATAAATTATAAATTAACAGGGAAGATCGTGACAGATCAATCTTATGCATCTGGCTCAGGAGTATACAACTTAAAAGAAGGAACATATGAGAATGAGTTAATAGAAGCCAGTAATTTACCACCTTCTATATTCCCTGAAATTGTTCCTTCAACAGAAGTAATTGGAACAATCAAAAAAGAAGTTGCTGAAGAAATCGGGCTTAATGAAACAACAAAAGTTGTTGCTGGTGGAGTTGATAATTCCTGTATGGCTTTAGGTGCTCTAGCTTATAAAGAAGGACGAATCTATAACTCATTGGGTTCTTCTTCCTGGATAGCGGTTTCTTCAAGTGAGCCCTTATTGGAAGCTAATTCCAGACCATATGTTTTTGCTCATGTTGTTCCCGGTATGTTTGCCTCCGCATTAGCTATTGCGTCTGCTGGAACTAGTTTTGAATGGGTAAAAAATAATATGGCAAAAGATCTTATAAATAGAGCCGAAAAAGAAAATATAAATGTATATGATTTAATAGATGAAGAGGCATCAACTTCACCTGTTGGAGCGAATAAACTACTTTTTAACCCCAGTTTAGGTGGTGGCATGCCGATGGACAAAAGTCCTAATATAAGAGGTGCTTTTATAGGTCTTGACTTAAAACATACTCGGGCAGATATTTTAAGGTCTTCTATGGAAGGTATTTCCCTGGGTTTAAGACTTTGTCTGAACAAATTAAGAGGAATGACAGATATCCATGATGAAATCCTATTAGTTGGTGGGGGCAGTAAAAGTCCACTCTGGCGGCAAATATATGCTGATGTATATGAGATGAAAATTATCAAATCAAATATTGACCAGCAGGCAGCTGCTTTAGGAGCAGCAGCAGTAGCTGCAGTTGGAACTGGACTCTGGAAAAACTTCGATAAAATTGATGAAGTTCACGATATTTCAGAAGAAGTTCCCCCTATTTTAGAAAATGTGAAAAAATATAATAAACTTTTAAGCATTTACAAAAAAGCAGCAGTCTATCAATCTGAATTGGGAGATATGTTAATACCATTAGAACTTTAAGTTTTCTCTATTAAAATATTTTAGCTAGCTTTCTCTGTTGTAGTGTTGTTTTAGTTCACTTGACAGCATTTAATGCACCATTTATAATAAATATAAATAATATTGGAATAATTGCAAAAAATAAAAATATTAACACAAATTAGAAAGGGGTATTTTCATGAGAGAAAAACAATTATTAAGTCTGAAGATACTTATTACTTTGCTGACTGTTGTTATTATTTTTAGTGGGGGAATGAATGAGGCTTCTGCTAATGCAAATAGGATGAGTATAAGTGGGGAGATATCGCTTTATGAAGGAACAGCTGATTTAAGCGAAGCTACAGTTCAATTAACAAAAGATGGAGCTGAAGTAGGAGAACCAGTTCATCCTTCAGCAGATGGAAGTTACAATATTCCTTCAGTAGAACCTGGTGAAGACTATAATATTACAGTAAGTTTGGATGGATACTATGATGAAACCACTCTACAATTTGAAGTTGTGAATCAAAATGTGACAGGTAAGGATATTATTTTGCAAAGAAGAGAACCAATTATTGTAACTCCTACTCCTACTACTATATCAAAAGGTGATTCTGGAGTAAGTTTAGTAGTTGAATTATCAGAAATATCTGGTCTGGAAAACACATATGAAGATGAAGAAGTGGTGACTGATTTATCTAACTGGGAAATAGATACAAACGATACAGGCTTAACTGTAAATAGAATAATTAGAAATAGCGATACCAAGGTTACAATTGATTTTATTGGCACCGCTTCAAAAGCTAGAGCAATTAAAATACAAGCTAAACCAGAGGTAATAAATAACGCCCAGGGGCTTGCAAGCAACGATATTAATTTAAGTGTTGTTGAGGATGAATATATAACTTCATCTAATCCGGATTTACAAACATATTATACAAAAAATGTTGATGTTGATGGAGAACTTAATGGTATAGTAGTTATAGTTCACGGGTTAGCTGAACATCTTGGCAGATATAATTATACAACTGAAAAATTGAATCAAGCAGGATATGGAGTTTATAGGCTTGATAACAAGGGGCATGGGAAAACAGAAAAAACGGTAATTAATGGACGAGCTGTAGATGGTTATGTGGAAGATTTTAATGAGTATTTAGATGATCCAAATATAATTGTGAATATGATCAAAGAAGATTATCCTGACCAAAAAATCTTTATGTTGGGTCACAGCATGGGGGGAAGAATAGTTGCTTCCTATGGAATGAAATATCCAGATCAATTAGATGGACAACTTTTTACAGGAGCTGCAGTAAAATACCAGGATCAGTTTGTAGAATATCGTGATAGTGAAGAGCAGTCTCCTTTCGAGGGTGAAAAAGCCACCGAAATGATTCCTAATGAGTTAGCGGATACAATTTGTAGAGATGCTGCCATTAGAGCTCAATATAGTGCTGACCCTCTTAATCTAAATCAATTTGCAAACAAGTTGTTGCATGAATATAGAGTTGAACTGGGAGGTTATTTGAGTGATCATATCGAGGAATATGAATATCCTGCTTTGATTTTACATGGGGCGGATGATAGGATTGTACCTAAAGAATTCTCTGAGTGGTTCTATGAAGGAATTGCTTCTAATGACAAGGAAATAAAAATGTATCCAGATGCTTATCATGAAATACTGAATGAAAGAAAAGAGAAATATGAAGTATTTGAAGATATGATTGATTGGATGGACGAAAGATTGTAAGCTTATAGCTTATTTGATGGTTAAATGTTCGAATGACAATTCTAATATATAATAAGATGAGCTCAGGTCTTCCTGGGCTTATTTTTTTTTGAATTATTAAAGTGTTTCAGTGAATATTTAGCCGAAAGATGTTATTTTTTACTTGTTTTAAAATTATTTTTATTCTATAATATTTATATATTATAAATAAATAGGAGTGATTTTTTCAAGATGTTAGAAATTTTTATTATACTTATTGCAGGTTTTGGAGCTGGAGTGGTAACCGGATTAGTGGGCGCTTCGGCAGTAGTTATTGTAACACCCTTTTTAGTGACCTTTTTAGGCTATGATCCCTACTCAGCTATTGGAATTAGTCTTGCTACTGATGTAGTTGCTTCTTCAGTTTCTGCTTATACATATAAGTCTCATGGTAATATAAATATCAAGGGAGGACTTTTAATAGCTATCAGTGCGGTAACAGCTGCGATTATTGGCAGCTGGTTCTCGGGTGGTATGAATTCCACTACTTTAGGTGGTATGACCGGGGTGATAATTTTGCTGACAGGGATTTCGTTTACCAGAAAGCCTATCAATCAGCGAGTAGAAGAATTCAAGAATAAATTTGATTTAAATTTTTTTAGAGAAAGAACAAGATTTTCTTCCATTTTATTTGGAACATTAATTGGTTTAATGACAGGTGTTTTTGGTGCCGGTGGTGGAGTAATGATCTTAATAGTTTTAACCTTTGTTTTAGATTATAAAA contains:
- a CDS encoding glycerol dehydrogenase — its product is MMTKRSSITRAFSSPGKYIQGPGELDRLTEHTEKFGENVFALIDPYFYESMSKKLEKQYNNSDSFIETEEFGGEISEAEIERLTELARKKDFDVVLGIGGGKTLDTIKVVGNNIDAKIVIIPTAASTDAPTSALSVIYTEEGVHSHEIFFESNPDLVLLDTEIVAKAPVKLLIAGIGDALATYFEARANEEANSNNLVGDGYKRTLTAQAIAELAYNTLLEEGVKAKLAAEAGVCTEALENVIEANTLLSGLGFESTGVAGAHAIHDAFTILDDCHDLYHGEKVAFGTICQLVLENRSKSEIKKVIEFCQEIGLPTTLKDMGITEDVKTKIKAVSEEVINSPLIDSEPFEVSTEQVLGAILTADALGKHFKDQK
- a CDS encoding sulfite exporter TauE/SafE family protein encodes the protein MLEIFIILIAGFGAGVVTGLVGASAVVIVTPFLVTFLGYDPYSAIGISLATDVVASSVSAYTYKSHGNINIKGGLLIAISAVTAAIIGSWFSGGMNSTTLGGMTGVIILLTGISFTRKPINQRVEEFKNKFDLNFFRERTRFSSILFGTLIGLMTGVFGAGGGVMILIVLTFVLDYKTHIAIGTSVLIMAFTAFFGSASHFIVEQHFPYLELILSGSAAFLGALTAAAFANGASEKKLSKAIGTAFIFLGLVVILN
- a CDS encoding xylulokinase, which codes for MSKKIIAWDLGTGGNKTSLYDIDGNCLEETYQSYETSYPHHGWHEQKPNDWWQAVVKSTKRLLDKENVDKDEIVACGISGHSLGVVPVNKEGELLRENTPIWSDGRAVKQADKFFERYDESKWYNITGNGFSPQLYSVFKIMWYRDNEPEMYKKIDKIIGTKDYINYKLTGKIVTDQSYASGSGVYNLKEGTYENELIEASNLPPSIFPEIVPSTEVIGTIKKEVAEEIGLNETTKVVAGGVDNSCMALGALAYKEGRIYNSLGSSSWIAVSSSEPLLEANSRPYVFAHVVPGMFASALAIASAGTSFEWVKNNMAKDLINRAEKENINVYDLIDEEASTSPVGANKLLFNPSLGGGMPMDKSPNIRGAFIGLDLKHTRADILRSSMEGISLGLRLCLNKLRGMTDIHDEILLVGGGSKSPLWRQIYADVYEMKIIKSNIDQQAAALGAAAVAAVGTGLWKNFDKIDEVHDISEEVPPILENVKKYNKLLSIYKKAAVYQSELGDMLIPLEL
- the tnpA gene encoding IS200/IS605 family transposase codes for the protein MFACKRKNGGEKDHVHILFETPSQVQLSKLVNILKTVSSRLIKKQYEHHLKKYYWKPAFWSRSYCILSTGGATIETIKKYIENQNK
- a CDS encoding alpha/beta fold hydrolase; translated protein: MREKQLLSLKILITLLTVVIIFSGGMNEASANANRMSISGEISLYEGTADLSEATVQLTKDGAEVGEPVHPSADGSYNIPSVEPGEDYNITVSLDGYYDETTLQFEVVNQNVTGKDIILQRREPIIVTPTPTTISKGDSGVSLVVELSEISGLENTYEDEEVVTDLSNWEIDTNDTGLTVNRIIRNSDTKVTIDFIGTASKARAIKIQAKPEVINNAQGLASNDINLSVVEDEYITSSNPDLQTYYTKNVDVDGELNGIVVIVHGLAEHLGRYNYTTEKLNQAGYGVYRLDNKGHGKTEKTVINGRAVDGYVEDFNEYLDDPNIIVNMIKEDYPDQKIFMLGHSMGGRIVASYGMKYPDQLDGQLFTGAAVKYQDQFVEYRDSEEQSPFEGEKATEMIPNELADTICRDAAIRAQYSADPLNLNQFANKLLHEYRVELGGYLSDHIEEYEYPALILHGADDRIVPKEFSEWFYEGIASNDKEIKMYPDAYHEILNERKEKYEVFEDMIDWMDERL
- the deoC gene encoding deoxyribose-phosphate aldolase, with the protein product MKITVDNIAQMIDQSKLDPYVTEKEIIEFCKEVNEYDFIAAFVLPANLPIAKKELKNSSVKLGTGIGFPFGTTTTKSKLQECEEALGLGVDELDTVINIGALKSGKYEYVYNELKQMVELIAPKPLKVILEVSYLTPEEIKEGTRIGCKAGVEYVKTGTGYGGRDTNLFDINLIAEAIDEDTKIKAAGGIRDIYTLIEMYKLGVRRFGVSRGPKIVEQFKKYFPDGIEI